CCTCTCAAGGAAGAGGGACTATGCCCTGCGCCAATCGCCACCATCACGCCGCCGTCCGGCGGGCGCGGCGGCGAGTCGATCGCACCGTGGGTTTGATGAGCGATTCGGCTGGTATGTCGAGGCCGCGATGTAAGCGACGAATCATGTCGATCGTGAGGGGCCGCTTACGGTTCAGCACCTCGGACACCCGATTCCGGCCCCCGAGCAGCGCTTCCAGCTCCCGGCGCGACACGCCCCGTTGCTCCATTCGCACCTTGATCGCATCGATCGGGTCGGGCGGGTCGATGCTCCAATGCGCGCGCTCGTAGGCCTCGACGAGCGTGACGAGCACGTCGAGGCGGTCGCCCCGCGGTGTGTCCGGCGCCGCATCCATGAGCCGGTCGATCTCGGCCAGGGCCGCCGTGTATGCCGCTTCATTCTTGATTGGTGTTACCTTCATCACACTGTCTCCGCATCGATCTCATCATACTGCGCGTGCGTTCCGACGAACCGGACGTAGACCACACGGTATGGGTAGTTGATCTGTACGACAAGGCGATACCTGTTCCCGCAGATATTGAACACGACCCGGCTTCTCTTGAGAATGCTCGCGTCTCCGTAATGGCGCTTGACATCGGCCGGGTTGGTCCAGTTTGCTCGACTCACCTGTGCGTGCCAGTCCTCCAGGGCGCGCTTCGCGTCGCCGTAGCGCCGATCGCTCTCCCAGAAGAGCCGGAGCGTACGCTTCGCAATGATCCGCACGCCGGAATGGTACAACATTCCCAATTTGGGAACAAGCTCGATTCTCGGAGGCGTGGTCACGGAGCGCGCTGGTTGATCTGGGCAGGGACCTGCCAGCCAGGCAGCATCACCTTCGACCCGATCTCGGCCGAAGCCGCGAACCAGGATTTCGACGCAATCTTGATCGGTGACTGCAATGACAGCTGGCCGAGTGAGGGGTCGCCGACACCAGCGGCGGGAGGCTGATCTCAACCGGCGAGTATCGCCATACCGTTCTCGTGCCCCCATCCACATGCGTCGGCGACTGCGACGGCAACGGCTCGGTTACTGTCGATGAGATCCTCACGATGGTGAACATCGTGCTCGGCGACGCACCGCTCCTCAACTGCGAGGCCGCCGATGCCAATCACGACGGTCAGGTGACCGTCGACAAGATCTTCACGGCTGTAAACAATGCGCTGAATGGATGCGTGCAAAGTCCGTGAGGGGTGAGGCGGAAGGCGTGAGGGGCCAGCGCTTAGCCTAGATGAACCCGTTGACCGTTGGCGCACCAGCAGGCAAGGGGCTACACTGCACCCATGACCCACACCGACGTTCTTGCGGAGCTGAAGAAACTGAGCGCGACGGAGCGCCTCAGAGTTGCGGAGGAGGCCCTGCAACTCGTTCGGCAGGAACTGGAACTTGTACAGTCAGTCGAGGCACGCTCGGGGCAGAG
The window above is part of the Candidatus Binatia bacterium genome. Proteins encoded here:
- a CDS encoding helix-turn-helix domain-containing protein; its protein translation is MKVTPIKNEAAYTAALAEIDRLMDAAPDTPRGDRLDVLVTLVEAYERAHWSIDPPDPIDAIKVRMEQRGVSRRELEALLGGRNRVSEVLNRKRPLTIDMIRRLHRGLDIPAESLIKPTVRSTRRRARRTAA
- a CDS encoding type II toxin-antitoxin system HigB family toxin; translated protein: MRIIAKRTLRLFWESDRRYGDAKRALEDWHAQVSRANWTNPADVKRHYGDASILKRSRVVFNICGNRYRLVVQINYPYRVVYVRFVGTHAQYDEIDAETV